The DNA sequence GTCTGGATGAGAGCGACTGGACGGGCTGGGCTTATCTGACCCAGGTTCTAGGCAAGAAGGTGCAACTGGTGGGCGACGATCTGTTCGTGACCAACACCTCGATCCTCAAGCGCGGCATCGACGAAGGCATCGCCAATTCGATCCTGATCAAGGTCAACCAGATCGGCACCCTGACCGAGACCTTGGCGGCGATCAAGATGGCGGCCGACGCCGGCTACACCTCGATCTCTTCGCATCGTTCCGGCGAAACCGAGGACACCACGATCGCCGATCTGGCCGTCGCCACTGCCGCCAGCCAGATCAAGACCGGTTCGTTGAGCCGCTCCGACCGCATCGCCAAGTACAACCGGTTGCTGGTCATCGAGGAGGAGCTGGGTTCAGCCGCGGTCTATCCGGGCAAGAAAGCCTTTAACGTGTTCCGCAACTAAGCGAAGCGCGCCGTTACTCCCGCATCCTGACCCTCTCTATCTCTTGAAGGGAGAGGGTTCTTGTGGAAACGGGTTGTCAATTGCTTCTCAACCGCGCCTTCCTTTCCTGCTGTTTTTATCGCAGAGGCGAAGGGGAGGCGCGGGTTGTTTTTATCACCGCCCGCCGTCATGGCTCATCCTACCGAACAAGGCTTGAAACCCCAGATTCTGATCGCAGCGCTGATTGCCGTACTGGTTTTTCTCCAGTATTTGCTATGGCTCGCCGAGGATGGAGTGCGGCAAACGCTGGCCTTACGCATCACGGTAGAGGCGCAAATCGAGGAAAACGCGGCAATGGATGAACGCAATCGCGCCCTGGAAGCGGATGTCGTCGACCTGAAAAATGGATTGATGGCGATTGAAGAGCGCGCGCGCACTGAAATGGGCATGATTCGACCGGACGAAACCTTCTATCGCATTCTTGAGGAACCATTACCTAAACCGGTCGAATCGAGGTCGGCCAAACCTGTTGCTTCCTCCCGTAAGCCGCCGGTGAGATCGCGATGAGTGCGCCGCGTTATTGGGCGATGACGCCAGCCGCTGGCGCGGGTAAACGGATGGGAGCAACGATTCCCAAGCAGTATTTGCCACTGGTGGGCCGTCCGGTCATCGCTCATGCTCTGGACGCTTTGCTGAGTTATCCGCCCGTTGTTGGCCTGGTCGTCGCGATTAGTCCAGGAGATGAATGGTGGCCCGAAGTGGCTGCCCACATAGCGATGGATAAGCCGCTGCACGTGGTCGCCGGCGGCGCTGAACGTTGCCATTCGGTGCTGAATGGGTTGGAGGCGCTTCAGGAATGCGCGCATCCTGACGACTGGGTGCTGGTTCACGATGCCGCCCGTCCCTGTTTGACCACCAGCGATCTTGACCGGTTGCTGGTTGAACTGGCGGATGATCCCGTTGGCGGATTGCTGGCGGTTCCGGCGTGGGACACATTAAAGGAAGTCGACAATGCTGGGCGGGTCACAGCGACCGTGGATCGTTCCCGGCTTTGGCATGCGCTGACGCCGCAAATGTTTCGGCTGGGAATGTTGCGCGATGCCTTGCGGGCGACGCTGGAAGCCGGGTGGTTAGTGACTGACGAAGCAGCGGCGATGGAAGCGGCGGGCTTTGCACCGCGTCTGGTTGAGGGGCGAGCGGATAATGTGAAAATTACTCGGCCAGAAGATCTGGCGCTGGCCGAATTTTACTTGACGCGCCGTTTCACTGCCTCACCCCAGGAAGGTTAACGACATGCGCATCGGACACGGTTTTGACGTTCACGCTTTTGGCCCGGGCGAATTTATTACCTTGGGCGGCGTTCGCATCCCGCATACGCACGGCTTGATTGCCCATTCCGATGGCGATGTATTGTTGCACGCGCTTTGCGACGCCTTGCTCGGGGCCGCAGGATTAGGCGATATTGGCCGGCATTTTCCCGACCATGATCCAGAATTCCGCAATATCGATAGTCGCTTGTTGTTGCGGCGAGTGGCAGGGTTACTTGAGGAACGGCGGCTTATGGTGAGCAATGTCGACGCTACGATCATCGCCCAAGCGCCGCGCATGGCCCCTTACATTCCCGCGATGCGTGGGCCGCTTGCCGCTGATCTGGGTATTACTGCGGATCGGGTTAATGTGAAGGCCACCACGACCGAAAAATTGGGATATATTGGACGCAGTGAGGGCATTGCCGTTCATGCGGTGGCGTTGTTGGTATGAAAGTTTTGAGCTTTAATGCGAATTAAGAGCTTCATCCTCAACTCGTTGAAAACCCGATTTCTGGATTTTCGTCAGCAATTCGATGAGTAACGTAACATATTTATATTTAAGGATATTAGTTAGCTCTTAATTCGCATTTTAAGTCTTAAGGGGTTCGCTGAGGTCTTCATAAAGGGTCTCCAGCGGACATTCAAGCTCGATGCTGTCCAGACGAAGCTGTCCGCCCGGGCCAATGTTGTCCACCCACCATTGTCCATCCTGCCGACGGTAAACCTGAACCCGCATGCGCTCTTGGTCAACCAACACATATTCTCGCAGGCTTTCCAATTGTTGATAGAAAGCAAACTTATCTCCCAGGTCAAACGCGGCGGTTGATTCCGAAAGCACCTCCACGATCAGAATCGGCGAACGTTTGACGTAGCGGTCGGCATGATCACTTTCAGCGCAGGTCACTTGCAGGTCGGGATAAAAGCCGCAGTCCGCTTTTTCCACGCGGACCTTGACATCCGCCATATAGACCCGGCACGGCGTGCCGCGCAGGTGTTGGCGGAGCAGGGTGGCCAAATTGAGCGAGATGTCGTTATGCCGATCGCTTGTTCTAGCCATAGCGAATACTTCGCCGCGAATATATTCATGGCGTTCGATCTGGCGTTTCTCCCATTCCAGGTAATCGTCATAGGTGAAAGCAACATGAGGGGCGGGACAGGACATGGCTCTCTCCAGAAAAATGCTAATAACTCTTGAAGTCTAACACGGAGTTCCTGAATGACATCAGTCATGTTGATCGATTCCCTGCCTTTTGCCCACGGTCAACCTGCTGCGAAAGGGCGTATGCGGACCCTTCTCGAGGATTTTCAGGTTCGCGAAGAACTGGATTTTCCGCTCGATGGCGCTGGCGAACATGTCTGGTTGTGGGTGCGCAAGCACGGCGCGAATACCGATTGGGTCGCCAAACAATTGGCGGCGCGCGCGAAAGTTCCGCCGGGCGCGGTGAGTTATGCCGGTCTCAAGGATCGCCACGCGGTCACTGAACAATGGTTCTCGGTGCATCTGCCTGGTAAGGCTGATCTCGACTGGAATGCCGATCCACAGCCGGATTTCACCGTGTTGCAAGCGGTTCGTCATTCCCGCAAACTGCGGCGCGGGACATTAAGCGGCAACGCTTTTCGCATCGTAATTCGCGACTTGGATGGCGATCCGGTTGAATTAGCGGATCGGTGGCAACGCATCATCGCCGTTGGCGTTCCTAACTATTTTGGCGAGCAGCGGTTTGGACGGGAGGCAGGCAATCTGGAGCGCGCCGAGGCGATGTTCAGCGGCCAGGCCAAGGTGCGTGATCGCCATCAACGAAGTTTGTATCTGTCTGCTGCGCGTTCGGCGCTTTTTAATGCTGTTCTGGCCCAGCGGGTTATTTCGGAAACCTGGAATCAGGCATTGCCGGGCGAGGTGTTGATGCTGGCGGGCAGTCATAGCATCTTTGTCGCCCATGATGTGGATGAAACCCTGCGTCAACGGATTGCTGAGTTCGATCTGCATCCGACCGGACCCTTGTGGGGCGCAGGTGACTTGTCCAGCAGCGGTGTAATTCGGGAATTGGAAGAGGGCATTGCGGCAATGCGGCATCTTTTTCGCGATGGGCTGGCGGCGGCTGGACTGAAACAGGAGCGGCGGGCGTTGCGGCTGATCCCGCAAGATGCGCTGTTGGAGTTTCCCGAGCCGGGCATCGCGGCTTTCGCGTTCCGCCTACCGGCTGGCGCCTACGCGACTACGGTGATGCGTGAGTTGATCGAAGTCGTGTGATTGTGATATTTGCTTCAAATAACCCATAAAAAGCGCTGACTTCGTGACGCTCAACTGTTTAAATCTTCCTACCGCTTTTCGCCGCGTACTGCTGATGTGCAGCGATACCGTGGCGGTGCTGATCGCGGTCTGGGCTTCGTTCGCCATTCGCCTCGGGGAGTGGTGGCCGGGACTGTTGCAGGACGTGATTTGGCTGTTTCCATTAGCGGTCATCATTCTCATTCCAACCTTTGCAGCGATCGGTTTGTATCGCCCGATCCTGCGTTACGCCGATGAGAGTCTGCTGCACACCATTGTCTTCGGCGCAAGCGCTGGTCTCCTGTTAATGATAGCTGTGTGGGTCTTCATGCGCCAGGGCATCGTACCGCGCTCGTCATGGCTGATTGCCTGGCTGGTGCTGATTGCGCTAATCGGCGGCGGTCGATTACTGTTGCGCCGCTATCTCCGTCGACGATTCCGGTTAAGCGCGCCGCGAACGCCAGTCATCATCTATGGAGCCGGCGAAGCTGGCGCGCAACTGGCGCAAGCCCTGCGCTATAGCAGCGAGTTCGAACCGGTTGTATTCGTGGACGATAACCCCCAGTTGTGGGGTGGCGTCGTACTGGGTCTTAAGGTGCGAGCGCCGTTCAAGTTGCCGCGCCTGATCGTACGTCATCAGGCCGGACTGATTTTGTTGGCGCTGCCTTCGGTCTCGCACCGGCGACGGCAACAGGTGCTGGATTCATTGGCCAATTTTCCGGTCAAGGTTTTGGCGTTGCCCACGCTGGCGGAATTGACCAGCGGCGCGCGCCGCATCGACGAACTCCGCGAAATTGAAGTCGAAGATATCCTAGGCCGCGATTCGGTCCAACCGAACCCTGAGCTTTTGCAGGCGCGAGTTACGGGTAAAACGGTGATGGTGACTGGCGCGGGCGGATCTATTGGCGCGGAATTGTGTCGGCAGATTCTGCTACTGCGCCCGCGTCAACTGGTGCTATTTGAACGCTCGGAATATGCGTTGTACGTGATCGAGCAGGAATTGCGGGGGATGCTGGTTAATATGGCCCTCACGTCTGATTCCTCTTCCTCTGGAAAAAAGGAGGGTGTTAAGCTAGTTCCATTACTGGGTTCGGTGGTTCACCGCCGCCGCTTGGAAGTGGCGATGGAGCGCTTTGGCGTGGAAACGGTTTACCACGCCGCTGCCTATAAGCATGTGCCGATCGTTGAGCGCAACCCAATCGAGGGGGTACGTAACAATGTGTTTGGCGCCTGGCATGCTGCTGAAGCCGCGATTGCGGCCAAGGTTGAAACCTTCGTGCTGGTGTCCAGCGACAAGGCGGTGCGGCCTACGAATGTCATGGGCGCCACCAAACGCCTGGCCGAAATGATCCTGCAGGGCTTAGCCGGAGAGAACCACGTCACCCGGTTATGCATGGTGCGCTTCGGTAATGTCCTCGACTCTTCCGGTTCGGTAGCGCCGTTGTTTCGGGAGCAGATTCGCCGAGGCGGGCCGGTGACGGTGACCCATCCCGAGGTGGATCGCTACTTCATGACCATCCCCGAAGCGGCGCAACTGGTCATCCAGGCCAGCGCCCTAGCGCAGGGCGGCGATCTATTTCTATTGGACATGGGCGAACCGGTGCGCATTCTGGAACTGGCTCGAAGGATGATCCAGTTATCCGGTCTCACGGTGCGTGATGAAGCGCATCCAGAGGGGGATATCGAGATTCAATTTACCGGTCTGCGTAGCGGTGAAAAGTTGCGCGAAGAACTGTTAATTGGCGCGGATGATGCGCCTGCCGAACATCCCATGATTCGCCGCGCCCGTGAAGGCCACCCACCGTGGCCGGTGATTCAGGAGGGATTGAACCGGCTGGATGCCGCCGCCCATGATTTTGACTATCCGGCGGTGCGGGCGTTGCTGCGTGAACTGGTGACGGAATACCAACCCGGGAACGATATCGAAGACTGGGTATGGCGGCAGGGAGCCGTAGAGAAATAGGAAATAACCAAAAGAAGCGGGGGATATAGTCAAACAGTTTTTGGATAGTTCGCCATGTGCTCAGGCCACTACAGTATTCCTTGCTGGAAGGGCAATCAACATAAAACTGTTTGACTATAAAAAGGATGCTACAGGAAAATTTACAGGGTTCTAAAAATGAGCGAAAGTATGAATATTTGGCAATAAGTCTATTAATCATGGATTGTTCATGAATGCGCTGATTGGCGGCCTGGCTGCCCTTCTTTACATTTTTGCTGGCGGCTGGTTGGCCCTGCGCCTGGCGCGCGCCAGCGAGGGCCGATCAGTCGCCAAGGGCGGCTCATTAGCACTGGGTTGGGGTGCGGCGCTATTGCATGCGATGATTCTGGCCCAGACCGTGTTTCAGCCTGCCGGATTGAATCTGGGTTTTTTCAATGCGCTGTCCTTCACTGGCTGGCTGATCGGCGTCCTGTTGCTGGCGGCGGCGATGGTGCGGCCGGTTGAGAATCTCGGCATTCTATTATTGCCTTTCAGCGCCGCGACTCTGGCGCTGAGCTTACTCTTCCCCACTGAACGCATCGTTGCCGACGCCGGACAATGGCCGTTGGAACTGCATATTCTGATCGCAATTCTTGCCTATTCTCTGCTGACGCTGGCGGCCGTGCAGGCTGCGCTGCTAGCAGTGCAGGATCGCCGGTTGCGCCGACGTCAACCCGGCGGTTTCCTGCGTGGCATTCCTCCCTTGACGACTATGGAAACCCTGCTGTTCCAAATGATCGGCGCTGGCTTCATCCTGCTTACTATTACCCTGGCCAGTGGTCTATTCTTTCTACATGATCTGCTTGCCCAACATTTAGCGCACAAAGCGGTGCTGTCCTTCATCGCCTGGGGCGTGTTCGCCATTCTGCTGTGGGGCCGCTGGCGGTTTGGCTGGCGAGGACGCACTGCGATTCACTGGACCTTGAGCGGTTTTGCATTCCTGATGTTAGCCTATTTCGGCAGCAAACTGGTGCTAGAGTTGGTATTGCAACGTTATTAAGCGGGTTCTTGACAGTCCACGCCGGCTACCCTTAAAAACGAAACTGACCACCCCAACCGAGGCTTTTGCGACTTGGACGATCTGCATATTGGCGTGTTAGGCATCGCTCTGGTGCTGCTTATTGGCTGTTCCGCTTTCTTCTCCAGCTCCGAAACCGGATTGATGATCCTCAATCGCTATCGCCTGCGTCACCTCGCCAAGGCTGGCGACAAAGCCGCGCAACGCACCAGCAAGCTTCTGGAACGTCCGGACCGGCTCATCGGCATTATTTTGCTTGGCAATAATTTTATCAATGTCCTGGCCTCCTCACTCGCCACGATCCTCGCTATCCACTTTCTTGGCGAAGCGGGCATCGCAGTTTCTACGGTGGTGCTGACCCTAGTGCTGCTGGTGTTTGGTGAGGTTGCACCCAAGACCCTGGCAGCCCTGCATCCCGAGAAGATTGCGTTCCCTGCTTCGGCGGTTCTAGCGCCGCTGCTGAAACTTTTTTACCCCCTGGTCTGGCTGACCAACACCGTCGCTAACAGTCTGCTACGGTTGTTCCGGGTCGCGATCCAGACTTCGGCCCAGCATAGCTTGAGCGCCGAGGAATTGCGCACGGTTGTGCTGGAAGCGGGAGTCATGATTCCCAAGCGGCATCAGACCATGCTGCTCAGCATCCTGGAGCTGGAGGAAATTACCGTTGAGGACATCATGATCCCGCGCAATGAAGTAGCGGGCCTGGACCTGGAGGACGACTGGGACGTGATCATTGCCCAGCTGACCCAAAGTCCCTATAGCCGACTGGTGGCGTATCGCGACACGATCGATCAAGTGGTCGGTTTTGTGCATTTGCGCAAGGCGTTGAACCTGATGGCGCAAAAACCGGACTTTAACCGCGCCGATCTCGAAGGATTGCTCCGGGAACCCTACTTTATCCCGGAAGGCGCTTCACTGACCCGGCAATTGGTTAATTTTCAGCAATTGCGTCGGCGCTTTGGGCTGGTAGTGGACGAATATGGCGATGTGAAGGGGCTAATTACCCTTGAAGACATTCTCGAAGAAATTGTTGGCGAGTTTACTACCGATCCGGCCGCAGTCAGCAACCGCAATCTGGCTCCACGCGCTGATGGCGGTTATGTAGTGAGCGGCCGCACCTCGATACGCAATCTGAACCGTATGCTGGAATGGAAACTGCCTACCGACGGGCCACGCACCCTCAATGGTCTGATCATGGAACACCTTGAAGCGATCCCGGAACCGGGTGCTCGATTAACTCTGGCCGGACATCCAACCGAAATTGTCGAAATCACCGGTAATCGGGTCAAGACAGCGGTGATCTGGCCGAATCCGGAGCCGGAAACGGAGGGAGGAGGGAGTAGCAGTCAGGACTGATCGTCGGAATGATGCGGGTATTCCGGCAACGGCGGCGCATCATCCGGGAGCAGACGGGTTCCATGTCTGGCGAACTGATGATGTTCATACAATTTGGCATACTTGAGAAACACATAGAACGCGGCGATCACCGAGTTGATAAATCCGGCCCAGCCATTCAGAAAATTGCGCTTGAACAGGTAACTGCGGATAAAGAACAATGGCGGGTAGAAGACCATGATCAGGGGAATGCCCCAGCGCTGTTTCTTCAGCTTATCGACCACTAACCCGGTGGAATAGGCATTGATTTTATCGACCTTGGTGTGAATGTCGGTCTCGCCGTAGTGGTATAGGGGAGCCTTGAGCCGGGCAATGTCACCTTGCACTTTAGGCGCAGCGTGGATCGGCATATCATCAATACCACCCATGCGTTTATCGAATAGACGCAAGTAATAATTCATTCGGGTCGCTGGGTTATACATCCGCCAGAACATCTGCTCCTGACGCGGAATTTCGTAGCCGTCCGCGTACGGTTTGTTCTGCAACAACTGGCGGATTTCCATCTGAAGGTCCGGTGACAGCGCTTCGTCGGCATCCAGGAGCAATACCCAGTCATGAGTAGTAGCCGCCAGCGCCATCTGTTTTTGCGGACCGTAACCCATGAACTCGTGCTGGATGATTCGTGCGCCATGACGCTGAGCGATCGCCAGCGTATCGTCGGTGCTGAAGGAATCCAGTACGATCACTTCATCGGCCCATTGGATGCTCTGCAGACAAGCAGTCAGGGTGCGACCATTGTTATAAGTGGTAATGAATGCCGAAAGCCGGGTGCGGTCGGTCATGAATCAGTAGGTCCTGAACGGAAATTTCATCTACAGTATGCCCCAAATCGCTCATTAGTGGCGCGCTTCATTTCAGCGCATCAGCGTTTTCATCGGGAGATCATGATCACATCGGCGCATATCATCGGCGGCAGATTCCTCGGCGGCGCCGAATTGTTTTATGCGCGTCTGGTGAGCGCGCTGCATCGACATGGCCATGCCACGTTGGCGGTAACGGTTCCCGGGAGTCTGATTACGACCGAGATCCCGCCCGAGATTCCCCGGATTCACATCCCGATGTGGGGCGTTTGGGATCTGTGGTCACGCTGGCAAATCCAAAAAGCCATGCGCGAACAGGAACCAGATATCGTGCAAACCTATATGGGCCGCGCCACCCGCCTGACCCATTTGCCGCCAGGCCAGCATCCTGTTCACATTGCCCGGTTGGGCGGGTATTACGAACCGCATGGTTATCGGCATGCCCATGCCTGGATTGTGGTCAGTCCCGGCATTGGCGATCACCTGATTCGACACGGATTTCCCAGAAAACGCATTTTTCATATCAGTAATTTCGTTGCGCCTTGCGCACCCAGTCCTCCCGACACTCTGCAACAATTGCGTCGAACGCTGGCGATTCCCGATGATGGCCTGATCGCGGTCGCGGTCGGACGCCTGCATCCCATCAAAGGCTTTGGCGACCTGCTGAACGCTTTTGCCGCCATTCCTGCTTGTATTCATGACCAACCGGTTTACCTGATCATTGTCGGCGATGGATCGCTGGCTGCGCAACTCAAACGCCATGCTGAGCAACTGGGTATCGCCGATCGCGTGCGCTGGCCGGGTTGGCGGGATGATGCGGGCCGCTTCCAGGAACTAGCCGATTTATGCGTCTGCTCGTCGCTGCAAGAAGGGGTCGCCAATGTCATTCTCGAAGCCTGGGCGCGGCGGC is a window from the Gammaproteobacteria bacterium genome containing:
- the ispF gene encoding 2-C-methyl-D-erythritol 2,4-cyclodiphosphate synthase, with amino-acid sequence MRIGHGFDVHAFGPGEFITLGGVRIPHTHGLIAHSDGDVLLHALCDALLGAAGLGDIGRHFPDHDPEFRNIDSRLLLRRVAGLLEERRLMVSNVDATIIAQAPRMAPYIPAMRGPLAADLGITADRVNVKATTTEKLGYIGRSEGIAVHAVALLV
- a CDS encoding HlyC/CorC family transporter; its protein translation is MDDLHIGVLGIALVLLIGCSAFFSSSETGLMILNRYRLRHLAKAGDKAAQRTSKLLERPDRLIGIILLGNNFINVLASSLATILAIHFLGEAGIAVSTVVLTLVLLVFGEVAPKTLAALHPEKIAFPASAVLAPLLKLFYPLVWLTNTVANSLLRLFRVAIQTSAQHSLSAEELRTVVLEAGVMIPKRHQTMLLSILELEEITVEDIMIPRNEVAGLDLEDDWDVIIAQLTQSPYSRLVAYRDTIDQVVGFVHLRKALNLMAQKPDFNRADLEGLLREPYFIPEGASLTRQLVNFQQLRRRFGLVVDEYGDVKGLITLEDILEEIVGEFTTDPAAVSNRNLAPRADGGYVVSGRTSIRNLNRMLEWKLPTDGPRTLNGLIMEHLEAIPEPGARLTLAGHPTEIVEITGNRVKTAVIWPNPEPETEGGGSSSQD
- the truD gene encoding tRNA pseudouridine(13) synthase TruD; the protein is MLIDSLPFAHGQPAAKGRMRTLLEDFQVREELDFPLDGAGEHVWLWVRKHGANTDWVAKQLAARAKVPPGAVSYAGLKDRHAVTEQWFSVHLPGKADLDWNADPQPDFTVLQAVRHSRKLRRGTLSGNAFRIVIRDLDGDPVELADRWQRIIAVGVPNYFGEQRFGREAGNLERAEAMFSGQAKVRDRHQRSLYLSAARSALFNAVLAQRVISETWNQALPGEVLMLAGSHSIFVAHDVDETLRQRIAEFDLHPTGPLWGAGDLSSSGVIRELEEGIAAMRHLFRDGLAAAGLKQERRALRLIPQDALLEFPEPGIAAFAFRLPAGAYATTVMRELIEVV
- the ispD gene encoding 2-C-methyl-D-erythritol 4-phosphate cytidylyltransferase gives rise to the protein MSAPRYWAMTPAAGAGKRMGATIPKQYLPLVGRPVIAHALDALLSYPPVVGLVVAISPGDEWWPEVAAHIAMDKPLHVVAGGAERCHSVLNGLEALQECAHPDDWVLVHDAARPCLTTSDLDRLLVELADDPVGGLLAVPAWDTLKEVDNAGRVTATVDRSRLWHALTPQMFRLGMLRDALRATLEAGWLVTDEAAAMEAAGFAPRLVEGRADNVKITRPEDLALAEFYLTRRFTASPQEG
- the ccsA gene encoding cytochrome c biogenesis protein CcsA: MNALIGGLAALLYIFAGGWLALRLARASEGRSVAKGGSLALGWGAALLHAMILAQTVFQPAGLNLGFFNALSFTGWLIGVLLLAAAMVRPVENLGILLLPFSAATLALSLLFPTERIVADAGQWPLELHILIAILAYSLLTLAAVQAALLAVQDRRLRRRQPGGFLRGIPPLTTMETLLFQMIGAGFILLTITLASGLFFLHDLLAQHLAHKAVLSFIAWGVFAILLWGRWRFGWRGRTAIHWTLSGFAFLMLAYFGSKLVLELVLQRY
- a CDS encoding glycosyltransferase; its protein translation is MITSAHIIGGRFLGGAELFYARLVSALHRHGHATLAVTVPGSLITTEIPPEIPRIHIPMWGVWDLWSRWQIQKAMREQEPDIVQTYMGRATRLTHLPPGQHPVHIARLGGYYEPHGYRHAHAWIVVSPGIGDHLIRHGFPRKRIFHISNFVAPCAPSPPDTLQQLRRTLAIPDDGLIAVAVGRLHPIKGFGDLLNAFAAIPACIHDQPVYLIIVGDGSLAAQLKRHAEQLGIADRVRWPGWRDDAGRFQELADLCVCSSLQEGVANVILEAWARRRPVVATRTLGPVEIAVHQEDAWLTPVGDPVALAHSMELLLRDEALRRELADNGYRTLIARHGEEAIINAYLDLYQQLLAA
- a CDS encoding Uma2 family endonuclease — its product is MSCPAPHVAFTYDDYLEWEKRQIERHEYIRGEVFAMARTSDRHNDISLNLATLLRQHLRGTPCRVYMADVKVRVEKADCGFYPDLQVTCAESDHADRYVKRSPILIVEVLSESTAAFDLGDKFAFYQQLESLREYVLVDQERMRVQVYRRQDGQWWVDNIGPGGQLRLDSIELECPLETLYEDLSEPLKT
- the ftsB gene encoding cell division protein FtsB; translated protein: MAHPTEQGLKPQILIAALIAVLVFLQYLLWLAEDGVRQTLALRITVEAQIEENAAMDERNRALEADVVDLKNGLMAIEERARTEMGMIRPDETFYRILEEPLPKPVESRSAKPVASSRKPPVRSR
- a CDS encoding polysaccharide biosynthesis protein; translated protein: MCSDTVAVLIAVWASFAIRLGEWWPGLLQDVIWLFPLAVIILIPTFAAIGLYRPILRYADESLLHTIVFGASAGLLLMIAVWVFMRQGIVPRSSWLIAWLVLIALIGGGRLLLRRYLRRRFRLSAPRTPVIIYGAGEAGAQLAQALRYSSEFEPVVFVDDNPQLWGGVVLGLKVRAPFKLPRLIVRHQAGLILLALPSVSHRRRQQVLDSLANFPVKVLALPTLAELTSGARRIDELREIEVEDILGRDSVQPNPELLQARVTGKTVMVTGAGGSIGAELCRQILLLRPRQLVLFERSEYALYVIEQELRGMLVNMALTSDSSSSGKKEGVKLVPLLGSVVHRRRLEVAMERFGVETVYHAAAYKHVPIVERNPIEGVRNNVFGAWHAAEAAIAAKVETFVLVSSDKAVRPTNVMGATKRLAEMILQGLAGENHVTRLCMVRFGNVLDSSGSVAPLFREQIRRGGPVTVTHPEVDRYFMTIPEAAQLVIQASALAQGGDLFLLDMGEPVRILELARRMIQLSGLTVRDEAHPEGDIEIQFTGLRSGEKLREELLIGADDAPAEHPMIRRAREGHPPWPVIQEGLNRLDAAAHDFDYPAVRALLRELVTEYQPGNDIEDWVWRQGAVEK
- a CDS encoding glycosyltransferase family 2 protein — its product is MTDRTRLSAFITTYNNGRTLTACLQSIQWADEVIVLDSFSTDDTLAIAQRHGARIIQHEFMGYGPQKQMALAATTHDWVLLLDADEALSPDLQMEIRQLLQNKPYADGYEIPRQEQMFWRMYNPATRMNYYLRLFDKRMGGIDDMPIHAAPKVQGDIARLKAPLYHYGETDIHTKVDKINAYSTGLVVDKLKKQRWGIPLIMVFYPPLFFIRSYLFKRNFLNGWAGFINSVIAAFYVFLKYAKLYEHHQFARHGTRLLPDDAPPLPEYPHHSDDQS